ATCGGGAGATAGTAAAACAGGTGTTTTTAATAGTAATGACTTCTTGTATAAACTGATAATAGGTTGTGTCCAATTGGGAAGTGTGCCAGATATAGATATTAGAGAGAATATAGTTCCTGTGGATTATGTCAGCAAAGCAATAGTTCATTTATCGAAAAAGGAAGAATCTCTCGGTAAAACCTTCCACTTAGTTCATCCCCAAACTCTCCACTCAAATACACTTATAGACCATATTCGCTCATGGGATTATTCAATTGAGCAAAATTCTTATGACCAGTGGCGAGAGAAATTGCTCAATGTTACTCAAGATTCATTAGACCATCCTTTATATTCTTTAGTACCATTTTTTCCCGCAAGACAAGCTCAAGAAGAAAATTCTAATTCAGGATTTTTACAGCTTGATAACCAAAACGTTATCAATGGCTTAATGGGTACTTCCATTACTTGTCCTCCAGTAGACAATCACTTACTCAGCGTTTATTTTTCCTATTTGATGGACCAAGAAATGTTAAAAACTAGACCTTGATAAAACAAACGCAATTTTTAACAATCAGAGAAATACAAAGAAAAACTACATTTTTTTGACTAAAATCAGGAGATATATTGTATGAATACCACAACTCTTTCTGCTAGTTATGATCCTCTTGCACGTGTATATAACGATGATTGGGCTTTAGGAGTTCTCCAAGAGACACTACCAGCTTTAGAAAAATTAATATTACCAAACTTAGCCAAGGATGCACATATTCTTGATCTTGGTTGTGGCACAGGACAATTAGCACAAAAGCTACTCAACAAAGGCTATAAAGTAACAGGAATTGATGCTTCTGAAGGAATGTTACGCTATGCGCGGGAGAATGCACCCGGTGCAGAATTAATTTTTAATGATGTACGCCTTATTGATTTTTCTGCTAATTTTGATGCAGTAATTTCAATTGGTGTTCTCAATCATATAATGACCCTTGAAGATTTGACTAGTGTATTTCATAAGGTTTATCAGACTCTATTACCAAATGGTGTTTTTGTAGTCTATTTGTTTTTGGAAGAGGAATATAAGTTTAATTGGGACGGTAAAGCTACTGGCAATGTGAAAGAAGATTATGCATGGGCGACTCGCAATAGCTACAATTCGGAAGCTAAAGTAGCTTCCATTAATTTGACTATATTCTCACTGATAGAGCAAGCATGGCAGCGTTTAGATAGCACTATTCTAGAGAAATGTTATAGCAAAGAAGAGGTTATATCTGCTTTGGAAACTGCTGGATTCGGCGACATTAGCATTTATGATGCCCATCGAGATTTAGAAATATCTCCGATGCCTGGTAGTACTTATTTTGTCTGCTACAAACCTGTGCAAGTTGATAGGTAATTTTCACATTATAAGCCCATCAATAAAAAACGAAAGCCTGCTTTAGCAGGCTCGAACTTACCTTAGAATTGCAACAGAATATGAGCGAAAAATTCAACCACTTATAAATTTTGCTTTTTAGGATTTTGCACTAACAGATAGATAATTTGACCAGTAAATTAGAAGAGACAAATTTTATGAATTTACCACAAGTTACATTACCTCAACATTCAGACAATCTAACTAAGCTGCTAGCTAAAGCAGGACTTACTAACCAGCAGCAAGAGTACTTAGAATATTTTATTAATAGCTACAGCGATCGCACAAAAACATCAAAGCAAATTTCTCAAAATTCTCGCCTATTTTTATCTGATGATAAAAATTTAGGAGAGTTTAATTTACTCTTGAAAGAAATGTATTATCCCATTGTTGCTAATCGATCTTTTGGTTCCAAAATATGGGATGTAGATGGTAATGAATATGTCGATGTAATGATGGGATTGGGAATTAATCTTTTTGGTCATAATCCATCTTTTATTAAAGAGGCTTTAATTACCCAAATGGATAAAGGAATTCAAATCGACCCACAATCAGAACTTGTTAGTGAAGTGGCTGAGTTAATTTCTCAACTTACTGGGATGGAACGGGTTTGTTTTAGCAATACAGGTACGGAAGCCGTAATGACTGCTATTCGCATTGCTAGAGCCGTTACAGGACGTAATAAAATCGTGATATTTTCTGGTTCTTATCATGGTCATTTTGATGGAACTTTAGTTAAAGGTAATAATGCAGAAAATAATCAATCTGCAATTCCATTATCACCAGGAGTATTACCAAATTTTGTTAATGATGTTTTGGTGTTAGATTATGCTAACCCAGAATCATTAGAAATTATCAAAACTCATCAACAAGAATTAGCAGCAGTTTTGGTAGTTCCTGTACAAACAAGTAGACCAGCTTTACAGCCAAAGGAATTTCTGTACCAATTACGGGAATTAACACAAGCAACTGAAATTGCTTTAATTTTTGATGAAATGGTTACAGGTTTTCGCATTCATCCTGGTGGCGCACAAGCATATTTTGGTGTACAAGCAGACATCGCTACCTACGGAAAAATTGTTGGGGGAGGAATACCCATTGGGATAATTGCTGGAAAAAGTAAATATATGGATGCAATTGATGGTGGTGTATGGAACTATGGCGATGATTCCTACCCTCAAACCAAAAAAACATTTTTTGCAGGTACTTTTTGTAAACATCCATTAGCAATGGCTGCTGCAAAAGCAGTACTCAAATATCTACAAAGTGAAGGTTTATCATTGCATCAGAAATTGAATGAACGTACAACACAATTCGTTACTGATTTGAATAATTATTTTACATCTGAAAAACTACCGCTAAAAATGGCTAACTTTGGTTCACTATTTGGTTCTGCATCTGTAGAACTTTCTGAAGACAATTCTACTGCTTCAGTTGCTATGAGCTTATTAAAATATCATCTGCTTGATAAAGGAGTTCACCTTTTAGGTATTAGCGGTTATTTATCTACAACCCATACAGATGAAGATATCAACTACATTATTCAAGCTGTTAAAGATAGCGTTGAACAACTGAGGTCTGGAGGTTTTTTACCTCCCCGTCTTTCTGTCTAAAGTTTTAGTTGAGTAATAAAAATTGATTGGAGGTAACAATGAGTCAAATGACTTCAGAAGATACAACAATTTATAAAGTTGTAGTCAATCATGAGGAACAATATTCTATTTGGCCTGCTGAACGAGAAAATGCTCTTGGTTGGACAGATGCGGGAAAAAGTGGACTTAAATCAGAATGTCTGGAATACATTAAAGAAGTATGGACTGATATGAGACCTTTAAGTTTGAGAAAACAAATGGAAGAGGCTGCTAATAAAAATCGGTAGTTGAAACATTTTTGAATAATTGACTTGAGGTAATACAAAAATGAATAGTTGGTGAAATTCAGTAAATAACTTTTAGTAGAAGATGACCAAATCCCTCAGAATTACCGCACAGTATTTTGAGGGATTTACGATCTGTTCTTTTCCAAAAGGTAAAAAAAGGCTAATGCAAGTATATTTAAATTCTCTAAAAACCCTAATTAGTATATGCAGCATGGATTTTGCTATAAATTTTCCAGATCGCTCCTAAATATCTAAAGCTTTATTTATACCAACTAAATACTTTAAACTTCAGTTTGACTAATTTTGTTGGTATTGTTGGCGCTGCTCTGACAATCTTTGGATGCGATCGCCCCATCGCCTCTACCACTGTGTAAAAAAGAGCGATCGCATCCAGCAGTGCTTATAACTAATCCACCTGGACGATGTACATATAATTCTTTGTTTGTATAAAAATGTATACAAACTTTTATGATACCAATAAAAAAAATGATTTAACATACGCCTAATGATAGATAGATTTTATTAAACGAATAGTTTAGATTTGTAACAAGTTACACAGAACTAGGTAAAACACATGGCCAACATAATTGACACTGCTACCAACAATGGTTCTTTCAAGACACTAGTTGCAGCAATCCAAGCGGCTGGTCTGGTAGATACACTTAAAGGCGCAGGCCCATTCACTGTCTTCGCACCCACTGACGAAGCGTTTAGCAAGCTTCCTGCTGGTACTGTAGACGCATTATTGAAAGATCCTGCAAAGCTCAAGAAAATCTTGACCTATCATGTTGTTTCAGGCAAGGTACTTGCTGCTGATGTAGTTAAGCTGAAGACAGCTAAAACAGTTGAAGGTTCAGATGTAAAAATTGACGCTTCTAATGGCGTTAAGATCAATGATGCAACAGTTGCAACAGCAGATGTTGCTGCTGATAACGGTGTCATCCACGTCATTGACACAGTTTTGATTCCTGCATAACCAAACGTCAGAATAGTGAATGCTATTTCTGGGGTGATGACTATCTATAGTCGTTTCTTCATTACAGTCTGGTTGAATGTTTTTTAGTAAACATCAACTACCAACAAATCCATCTAGATCCTGTCTAGATGGATTTATTGTTTTATGCATGTAGAAACGTTGCAATTGCTAGTTTCTTTTAATTAGCTTTAATCAAATTTTTAGTTTTGCCAAACCCAAATAACGGATACCTTCGGGGGAAATGTCAAAACGGCAAGGTAAGACTTCTAAACCGAGAGCGATCGCATCCCGCAATAATTTACCATATATAGGATCTGTGCGATCGCCAGGGGAAAACTCGATGCAATCACCGCGATTGATAAAGTAAAGCATCACTGCACGAGTCAAAGGTAACAGCGCCATCAGTTCTCGCAAGTGCTTTTGCCCTCTTGTAGTCTCCGTGTCAGGAAATAAAGCTAATCTTCCTTCTGACAAAGTTGTATTTTTCACTTCTAAATAAATCGGGCGTTCCTCATCACTCCCCGTCAAGAAAAAATCCACTCGACTTTTTTTATCTAACCCATAAACTACCTCGCCCTTGATTTGGCTGTAGTCGCCCAATTCTGGAAAAAGATGTTTCGCCAAAGCTATCTTTACCACCCGATTGGGCAAAAAAGTATTTATGCCTACCCAAGTCGGCTCATTGTCATGTACCTGAATTAGTTCTAGAGTGTAAGCCAATTTGCGGTTAAGATTATCGCTTTTGGAAACCTGTACTGCACTTAGAGGTGTCGATACTCCAGTCATTGGCCCTGTATTAGGACAGTGTGCTGTCACTATTTCGCCAGAAGTAAGTTGAACGTCAGCAAAAAACCGCTTGTAACGCTTGAGTAGAATACCGGGATACAAAGGTGGGTACTTGTAAAGCCAATCTATCATTATGGAACCTTGTTGCTGTTTGTAAATATACGTCGATTCTTTGCCCACCAAATCCATATCTGCAAATCTTTTCAGCAGCTACTCCGCCCTGCGACAGCATTTGAGTAACTTTACATATCATGGATTGTCAATTTTTGTAGTTAAATTGACAACATAGTAATAAAAAGTAGCATATACTAAGTATTACAAGTCTCCCATAAGAATCTGGGAAAATT
This portion of the Nostoc sp. GT001 genome encodes:
- a CDS encoding class I SAM-dependent methyltransferase, producing MNTTTLSASYDPLARVYNDDWALGVLQETLPALEKLILPNLAKDAHILDLGCGTGQLAQKLLNKGYKVTGIDASEGMLRYARENAPGAELIFNDVRLIDFSANFDAVISIGVLNHIMTLEDLTSVFHKVYQTLLPNGVFVVYLFLEEEYKFNWDGKATGNVKEDYAWATRNSYNSEAKVASINLTIFSLIEQAWQRLDSTILEKCYSKEEVISALETAGFGDISIYDAHRDLEISPMPGSTYFVCYKPVQVDR
- the sfsA gene encoding DNA/RNA nuclease SfsA, with product MIDWLYKYPPLYPGILLKRYKRFFADVQLTSGEIVTAHCPNTGPMTGVSTPLSAVQVSKSDNLNRKLAYTLELIQVHDNEPTWVGINTFLPNRVVKIALAKHLFPELGDYSQIKGEVVYGLDKKSRVDFFLTGSDEERPIYLEVKNTTLSEGRLALFPDTETTRGQKHLRELMALLPLTRAVMLYFINRGDCIEFSPGDRTDPIYGKLLRDAIALGLEVLPCRFDISPEGIRYLGLAKLKI
- a CDS encoding MbtH family protein → MSQMTSEDTTIYKVVVNHEEQYSIWPAERENALGWTDAGKSGLKSECLEYIKEVWTDMRPLSLRKQMEEAANKNR
- a CDS encoding aminotransferase class III-fold pyridoxal phosphate-dependent enzyme → MNLPQVTLPQHSDNLTKLLAKAGLTNQQQEYLEYFINSYSDRTKTSKQISQNSRLFLSDDKNLGEFNLLLKEMYYPIVANRSFGSKIWDVDGNEYVDVMMGLGINLFGHNPSFIKEALITQMDKGIQIDPQSELVSEVAELISQLTGMERVCFSNTGTEAVMTAIRIARAVTGRNKIVIFSGSYHGHFDGTLVKGNNAENNQSAIPLSPGVLPNFVNDVLVLDYANPESLEIIKTHQQELAAVLVVPVQTSRPALQPKEFLYQLRELTQATEIALIFDEMVTGFRIHPGGAQAYFGVQADIATYGKIVGGGIPIGIIAGKSKYMDAIDGGVWNYGDDSYPQTKKTFFAGTFCKHPLAMAAAKAVLKYLQSEGLSLHQKLNERTTQFVTDLNNYFTSEKLPLKMANFGSLFGSASVELSEDNSTASVAMSLLKYHLLDKGVHLLGISGYLSTTHTDEDINYIIQAVKDSVEQLRSGGFLPPRLSV
- a CDS encoding fasciclin domain-containing protein codes for the protein MANIIDTATNNGSFKTLVAAIQAAGLVDTLKGAGPFTVFAPTDEAFSKLPAGTVDALLKDPAKLKKILTYHVVSGKVLAADVVKLKTAKTVEGSDVKIDASNGVKINDATVATADVAADNGVIHVIDTVLIPA